The DNA segment ccaaagagcTTAACCTTGTTTAGGCACAATTTTAAAAACAAAACGACTGAATGGCATGTTTGTAGTGTGCTATACTGTTTGTGTTGTTTGTATGTTTCTTTATAGTTACAAAATAGTCCATTATGGAAATATTGATTTTAAATTGATCCAGTACTGTAGGTTTCCCTTAAGGTTTGTTGGGTTAGACAAAGCGGAACTAAATATCCTGACATCAGTTGGTATTATCAGGAACTGAAGCTGACACAGCGTGTGTTAGTCAGACGGTGGatgtttatcaatccacgttttttcccgttcttgtgttcttgcgaactcgtttgatgtcatctttcattgcccaagtatggttccaatccaaaaaacacGTCACCAAGCGCGCCAAAAATACCCGGAAATGTTcttgatccgccccttttatcgaggatgcatcggatggtgacttggtcagcgagaacgcatctgatttcccagaagtcattgcaagaatcagaatcagaatgggttttattcgccatgaaagtttgcacagacaaggaatttgctttggcaggaaggtgcaaacattaaacatataggaatcaaaAAATtttaatatgaggactaactatactaagggtacataactagcaaaggaattagattaaaattaAATTTTTAATTTAATCAATTaaattgtatagtttattttaaaaattaaaataaactacaataaaatataaaataaaatataagttgcagtaattcacaatataaaaatacaaatattacaaaaaatacaaatggtacaggattgtattgtccagtgcaaaaagctgttttgttttaagggcattaagtcatgaagtcagtgtgaacccttggccttgttgaagaggccaacagcggaagggaagaaactgtttttgtggcgtgtggtattggtcctgatggaccgcagccttctgctggaggggagtgactgaaacagggagtgaccagggtgggaggagtcggccacaatcttcctcgctttGAGAACACATGCATCTCAAATCGTTCTCCGTCCTCGCGGTCGTGCAAGACGCTTGGAAAGaacgttcttctcaagaacgcAAGTTGCGTGTGTTCTTGCAATGGCTtcttagcctgacgttgtcatactcataattctagtcagaatatgagtctgataccgctccgttgggctgtgagtatggggcgtgtttcaaccgaacccggacaaaaaatgcctcttcgctcaattggatagacctacaaccaatcagaacaacgtagtatgttgtttgttgaaaactaattcaacccaagcgctctttggtgatgtggttgattacgttactgttgatcatctgtccttcgtcgtataaagcccgccctgacaatttgattggtccgaacagctcttgttcggacatagtttttccccaactgagcgaccccagacccaacttcccgaccaaatatTTTTGTGggcggctggcacccaggctaatgGCTTCTTGGAAATcagattaaataaaaaaaacatggattGATAAAAGGCCATACACAACCACCCAGTATTCCTGTATGAATTGCTACCAGAGACACAATAGGGTGTTTACTTTTACCAGTTTCAGCATTTATTTCTGAAGAAGTCTTTTAACTGAGGATAGTACAGAATTGGAGGCTCCTAGACTGGAGCTGGAGAACTGGAGTACATGATTCTATAGTCCTGCAGGTTACTTTCCAGTGTGAAAGCTGTCTGTTCCAACACAGATGTGTGACCTTGCGGTGGTGTGCGTTCAGCCAGCGCTGGTGTAATCACACAGCAGATGTCTGATAGAGAGGCCATCTTAATAATGAATGACTTGTTTTGCAAGCCTGCCACACAAAAAGGAGGGTGTGGACACGCTAGACCAACTAGATCTGTGGCCGGAGAGCGGCGTTTTGTACAATGCATCTCTCCTCATTGACATGTTTTCTTGCCTtgttgtgattggttgttttgttcacTAGGTGTTGATGAGGTCGTGGATGTTGTCATCTCGAGTAGGAACTTTTCCCCCAAGGAGGAGCCTACGCAAAACACGCCCACAAAGACCACACCCCTTCTACCCACCTACCCGGTGGAGACGTTCAGTCGCGAGGAAGATGACAAGCTCGCCGTTACAGAGGTAGGTCACCTGACCTGTCCGTCTCTTCTGTCCGCACACTTACCAGTTTGCCCACCTACCTGACTGGTCCGTctggctgtctgcctctccacctccttcatTTTTATTTGTGGATGTtaaaacctgtctgtctctcccaggtACCAGTAGATGAACCAGAAGATTGGATCAGCACCAGTACCAGTATCAGTACCACTTTCAGCAGCAGTGAGGCTCCCAGCACCATTTCTAATAGCAGAGAGGTGCCTGAAAAGGACTCCTTGAGCAAAGAGGTCCACTCTGAGAACCTGTTCCAGAGGACAGAGGTGCTAGCAGGTTGGTTCTCAGCTCTATCCTCCTGGGCATAAATATTCTGTTCCTGTCTATTCAATGATTCACCCTTTTCCCCCCAAGTATTACAGATTGAGCTGCCTCTCGTCTGATTTCCCTAAATAGCAGGAATACTTTATTCTATTGTCTTCTACTTTTTGATATAATGACATGAGCGTTGTTTGCTGTTCTGGTGCAGCGGTGATCGCAGGCGGGGTGATCGGCTTCCTCTTCGccatcttcctcatcctcctcctggtctaccGCATGAGGAAGAAGGATGAGGGCAGCTATGACCTCGGCGAGCGCAagcctcccccctccgcctACCAGAAGGCCCCCACCAAGGAGTTCTATGCCTGAACTACGAGTCCCTGAACCGCCCCTCAGAGGCAGCGTCTCAATAGTGTAGAGTGGCTTCCTTTCCTTGCCTCCTTCCTCATAGCTGTACTTGTGTGTTGGAATAAGGACAAACTTTTTTATATCAGTGTAGGTGATGGATGGGAATCAAAGTGAGGGAGCCGCTTTTAAATTGGGATGCATCCATAGACTTTTCTGAAAAGTGAGACTTCAAATTTCGGGTTCTTACAATGCTGTTGGTTGATACCGCATGGTACCGAAGGAGGaattttttcaacaacaaatATATACCTTTTATGAGGCTAAGTTGGTTCTAATTTTATTGCAATTTGAGTTGTTACATTTCATGTTTATTTTGGAGATGTTTTGTTGAGAACTTTGTCACATAAGAAAGTGAAACTGATTTTCTATGTTGTTGATGTCTTGTTGACTTTTTTGTTACTTTATAGATACATGTGTAGCCTCTCTTTTTGACAAACGATGAAATTACAGAAATAGAAAAATGGCTGATTATAATTAAATAATGATTGTCAGAGCACGTTAGCTTGCATTTCCATATTATGATGTTTATAATTCCATAAAGCCAGTAGCCGTCTTATTTTTTACTTGATGaattcatatagtttttgtcatgTAGCATAACCATTATCTCATGTTCCTAGAAATGACCAAAAAACTGATATTCCTTTTTAGGAAAGGTCTTTTGATGAAGGTCCAGCGCGTGAACTAACTTGACTCTCGGCTCCCACAGATATGCTCCAGTTAGTGTTTCATATATCTGCTAGGATTTTGTATATGTCAACAACATTGCAACCAGCTGAAGCAGTGCCTGCCTGTGGTGCCCAGGCATGCCCAGTCCTCTCAGATCTGTGAAGGGTACGATCAAGGGTACAAAGGAGGGAACATTTTTCTTAATGATATCCATGATGTCTCCTTCTGTCTAGTGTAGTCTCTGGTATGTTAAGCACCGTCTCTCTGTCTTATGTACTATAATTTATGTGCATTAATTTATACATATTAGGAGTATTTCATTTGAAAATCTTACCATGTATGGtcacaaaatatattttaagcCTTTGAAGTGCCTACCATTCTatatcatttttatttttttgttatgGACCAAGGAAGTGTTTTTAAGTGAACATAAGCACAGTTTAATATGGCAATGTTGTGTTTCAGAATCAATCAGTATTGTGGTGGCAAATATTGAATAAACAAAGTGGCTTGATATAAAATATTTCCCTTTTTCCGTTTTTTTTACTCGCCTTTCTAGCGTACAGATATTGATGCAAGCTCCATTTAAATTCGGTTTGAAAATGTTGTCACGATTTTGCTCCTACACTACAAAATGGAATGTTGGATGACAGTTCCAAAAAAAACATAGTTATCAGCGATGAGTGGGCCTAATAGAAAAGTGAAAAATTGAAAAGATGATAAACGGTCAACTGCTGGTAATTTGATAACTGACAGTCACAATAATGACATGTAGATGGTAGAAAACAAGCCTGTGCGAAACGTTGGGgctgtaattgacaaaggcacTGGCAGCAAAGTTAAAGCACCGCTCCTACATTTCTTGTTAGGCCCTGTCTAATAACAGGGTACAGCTGGCAGCGATGTAGGAAACCCATGAACTTCCTTTGTACTATATGTCCTCACTGTTACTCCGTATTCATATGTTATGCCATAACGGAAGTTAGGCTACTGACTAAAATCAGAGAACCTGTCAGAGCCTgtttatattagacattctctgttaGTGTTGTTACTTACAGGAAATATTGTATTCGTTATCAGTTGTAGTAGTTATGTGAATAGACGTTTCTCTGACCATCTTGCAAACAGCAAAATCAAAGGTTTGTCAGACTTTTCCTTAGTCTTTTTCTTGTTGCGAGAATGTCACATAATATAAATACACTGCTGCACAGAAAAGCATACGTGACACAACATAAATTGTTTGTTATATATTGAGATTGTGTTTTTGATAGAAACGATGCCTTGCTTATAGGCCTACAACATTGTGGTCTTCTCGAGTtggaaaagctagctagtaTATTACAGTTGAACACTGCCGAAGTGTTTCGAGGAATGCTATCTAaacagtggcgaaaatctgctatcaaatttgggggggacaattatatgaaattctcaagagcaattcctgaagGGGCCACaacattactgctgtaacacagagcctacattgtaatatgttaaatgtatattattaatattatttaaatttcCTTGTGTTTACAgcgatttattgggggggacaaatcctatttttcccaggatgggggggtcgtgtcccccccgggatttccgcctatgtCTCCTAAATGTGTCGTCTTTTCCCCCCCAGATGATTAAACAGTTGAGAGAGCTTATTTTCTTCGCTGTCCTCCCCTACCTACTTGTTAAACAATGTGACTGCAACCTACACCGAGTGAAACCCTTCTCACATGTAGCCAAGGAGATAGCCCGCTATGCAGACGTGGCCAAAAGCATCATAGACTTGGCTGTCAATGGCAAAGCTCAGAACCGCTCTTACAACCGGCTGGCAGACTTCACAGATACCGTGGGGAACCGTGTTAGTGGATCACAGAACCTGGACCTGGCCATCAAGTATGTGTATAACGGCCTGCATAAAGATGGGCTGGACAATGTTCACTTAGAACCGGCAAAGATCCCTCactgggtgagggggaaggagagcgcCGTGATGCTACTGCCAAGGAATCACACCCTTGCCATCCTAGGGCTGGGCAGCAGTGTGGGCACGCCAGTAGGAGGTAAAGCCACGCTACATACACAAGTGCTATATGTCTCCCTCTACCAACCCCAACACCCGGCTAAGCACCTCCCCAGATCACTGCTGAACATTTGATGGTTTCATTGTCAGCTCTCAAGTGTGAAGACAAGATATATAGGTTATGCTATTCTCATTGAGTGTTGTCTGATGGGTCACAGGGGTGATAGCTGAAAGAATAGCGCTTGTTGACTCCTTGAGGCCTTGAACTAACCTGACGTCACCAGATGGTTCATAACACAACCATCTGGGAAGTCGTCCTTGGAAACTGTTTGGAGAAGGGCAGGTACTTGCAACACCTTTGCAGGTGATTGGATGAAAGACCTGTCTATCACAGACTAATTTCAACCATGCCCGCAGCTGCCTTCCTCATAGGAAGCTGATTTGTGCCCGAACAAAAGTGGTTTGGACCAGACAAATAACTTTAAGCTTGGATGGATTGGATAGGTGGATGGATTCTCGCGTGGTCATGATCTCACAAATCCAGCTTTCACGCAAGATGAGACTTGAACTGTGTCTATAGATAGAACTATGTTGGCTATAGATGGAACACAAGCCTATGGTGACACTATTAGCAGCTACTAGAAAACATGTTTCCTAAACATTCTGGCTGTTGCTGGACTGGGGCCCCTCATCCTTTCTCTGGTCAGGCATCCAGGCggaggtgctggtggtggaGTCGTTCGAGgaactggagaggagggcaggagaggcggAAGGGAAGATTGTGGTGTTCAACCAGCCGTTCGTCAGCTATGGGGAGACTGTTGAGTACCGGGAGCTGGGGGCCAGCAAAGCTGCCAGGGTGGGAGCAGTGGCCTCCCTTATCAGGtccatcacccccctctccatcaaCAGGTGGGCACCGCCATCTAATCCCATCCACCTCAGGATCGGTCTGTGCGATTTACTGATTGGTATTTGTCAAACCCAGGGCTTGTGTCTAGCAACAAGCTTATTTCGACTCTGGGATCAGATTTCACTTTTTGAAGGAGCTTGAATTTACTGGTTCCAGATCAGATATGATGCTTGTATATACTCATGAGCCCCTGTGATGCTGTTGTAGTCAGTGTTTGAATTTAGGGGGAAGTTGGTGGAGCTGGTAGCTTTGGGAGTTCCGTGTTAGTAGTGTAACTTTCATGCCTTTTCGTGTCCGTCAGCCCTCATACAGGCTGGCAGGACTacgaggtgggggtgaggaggatcCCCACGGCCTGCATCACGGTAGAGGACGCCCAGATGATGGGCAGGATGGCCCGCAGAGGCCAGAAGATCTTGGTCCACCTCAGCATGGAGGCTCACACCCTGCCTGATGCTGACTCCTTCAACACCGTGGCTGAGATCAAGGGCAAGGAGCACTCTGAACAGGTACATGCGcaaggtgggggtgtaaggcagggcttgagaaaggggggggggtgcattcgTTTTCAAGTTCCCCTCATTGCAATGTGCAATTCGGGGCGAGGCTCAATATGGGCGATGCGCAACGTTGATAAATCAATGACGGGCTCAACGTAGCTTCAATGTGGACGAGGCTAAACGTTTTGATTGACCAATAACAGTTGACTTGAGGCGGAGGTAACATTCTCCAACGTCAATACTGCCTGACGTTAAACGGTACTACCTGTCCATCTCAGTAACTTTGTTGTTTCAGGACTTGGTTTTACGATCCTGGTTTTTACGATTCTTCAGTTTTCGTTTAAGGAGCGACAGTAAGCTATAATTAGCTTTTAGCTATTTCCGAGTTTCGATGCTATAGGTGACGAGTTGCATGTTATAGTCATGTTGAATAAAGCAATAACTAGCCTATGAATAGGCTACTGTGTGGTTAGGAAACCTATATGTCCAGAAAGGAAAGACTCAGAAAGGATGTTAAAATAGTCAGCAAGACAAGTTCTGCCAAAAGACTGTATGTCATTGTCTTGCAACTATGCAACAGAATACTTAAAATTCATattccacacactcaccattaGCTTAACACTTAAAATGTCATTAGTATATAGTTCAGTATTCCATAACTGAGCCAGAGCAAAGTAGGCTAGTTTTTAACTCGGTTGGAGCGGAATGTCTTCTTCTTTTGAGTTAATAGCAGATTGCAATGGAGCGCATTGTCTCGTTTGAGAATGTTACCTCCGCCTCAAGTCAATTGTCAATTAGTCAATCAAAACATTGAGCCTCGCCCACATAGAGGCCTCGCCCCGAATTGCACATTGCAATGAGGGACTTCTCTTCGTTTTCCGAGTAGTTGGTGTTGAAGAACCCAATGCAGAACAGTACAAATGTCGCTTATGGGTGCACTCCTTCTGTTGGAAAATCCTTCCAGGTGGCTACCACATATAGCTGTCTGGCATACACCGTTATTATTCACTGTGCAAAAtagtacaaaataaaataaactggaATGAGTAGGTGTCCAAACCTTTGACTGGTGCTCGATATTGATTGTGTGGGAACACTCCTCTTCACGTggcgttgtgtgtgtgaccttgtaTGTAGTCAGGGCAGCATGGGCACCAttgcccccaccctcctccaatgATCCTATTAGAGAGCCAGCCTGGTATTGGAATGTCAATCaaacttttctttttctctctctctctggaggacAGACAGCAACAAATGAGCCCAGCCAGCCCACTCCATACCCTGGTCATTATAAATGTGCTCAGACCTCCAGCCGTGCGTGCCCACACAGGTCCTCATTAGCCACCTAGCGCCAGGCCACTGCGCAAGATCTGACACCACTGTCACTGCGCTGGTGTGTGCTCGAGTCCAACCTCGGCCCGTTGCTGTCACTCCTAGTGCTAGTTTGTACTCTGCTGTAGCTGTTCGTCTGTTGGAAGGAGaatctgttgatgttgttgtggtgCTATGCACCGTGGGGTTTATACTGCCAAAATGAAATTATTTATGTGGATGTATGTCTTTGCAATGGAAAGATCTACCAAGGGCTATCAAATGAGGCTCAATGCAGCTTGGATCTAACCCTCCAGATGCTTCCATACTGCTGTTGGTGGGCTCTTAGACCCTTGAAATATAGCACATATTTAGAGGAAGACTTGTGTTGTGATTTGGAATAGTATTGTAAACTTTGTTCATTCTGCCCCAATATACATTTACTTAATTTGATTAATTTAGGAGACCCTTTCACCTGAAGTGACGTAGGCCGTAGGCCTTGcagcatatacagttaggtccataaatatttggacattgacacaattttcatcattttggctttgtataccaccacaatggatttgaaatgaaacaatcaagatgtgctttaagtgcagactttcagctttaatttcagggtatttacatccaaatcaggtgaacggtgtaggaattacaacacattttatatgtgccccccccccctttttaagggaccaaaaattattggacaaactaacataatcataaatctaattgtcacttttaatacttggttgcaaatcctttgcagtcaatgacagcctgaagtctggaacccatagacatcaccagacgctgggtttcgtccctggtgatgctctgccaggcctctactgcaactgtcttcagttcctgcttgttcttggggcatgttcccttcagttttgtctttagcaagtgaaatgcatgctcaattggatttaggtcaggtgattgacttggccattgcagaacattccacttctttgccttaaaaaactctttggttgctttcgcagtatgcttcgggtcattgtccatctgcactgtgaagcgccgtcctatgagttctgaagcatttggctgaatctgagcagataatattgccagaaacacttcagaattcatcctactgcttttgtcagcagtcacatcatcgataaatacaagggaaccagttccattggcagccatacatgcccacgccataacactacctccaccatgcttcactgatgaggtggtatgctttggatcatgagcagttccttcccttctccatactcttctcttcccatcattcaggtacaagttgatcttggtctcatctgtccataggatgttgttccagaactgtacagggtcttttagatgttttttggcaaactctaatctggtcttcctgtttttgagactcaccaatggtttacatcttgtggtgaaccctctgtatttactctggtgaagtcttctcttaatttttgactttgacacagatacgcctacctcctggagagtgttcttgatctggccaactgttgtgaaggggtttttcttcaccagggaaagaattcttctgtcatccaccacagttgttttccgtggtcttccaggtcttttggtgttgctgagctcaccagtgcgttctttcattttaagaatgtaccaaacagttgatttggccacacctaatgtttttgctatctctctgataggtttgttttgatttttcagcctaacgatggcttgcttcactgatggtgacagctctttggacttcatattgagag comes from the Osmerus eperlanus chromosome 7, fOsmEpe2.1, whole genome shotgun sequence genome and includes:
- the LOC134023000 gene encoding syndecan-2-B-like; amino-acid sequence: MRNVWMLLFVAVATSFMSEKTFVSARSPSPPSSSADDLYLEDQQSGDYPLDDDDFNSGSGSGDISVDEVVDVVISSRNFSPKEEPTQNTPTKTTPLLPTYPVETFSREEDDKLAVTEVPVDEPEDWISTSTSISTTFSSSEAPSTISNSREVPEKDSLSKEVHSENLFQRTEVLAAVIAGGVIGFLFAIFLILLLVYRMRKKDEGSYDLGERKPPPSAYQKAPTKEFYA
- the LOC134023001 gene encoding carboxypeptidase Q-like, producing the protein MIKQLRELIFFAVLPYLLVKQCDCNLHRVKPFSHVAKEIARYADVAKSIIDLAVNGKAQNRSYNRLADFTDTVGNRVSGSQNLDLAIKYVYNGLHKDGLDNVHLEPAKIPHWVRGKESAVMLLPRNHTLAILGLGSSVGTPVGGIQAEVLVVESFEELERRAGEAEGKIVVFNQPFVSYGETVEYRELGASKAARVGAVASLIRSITPLSINSPHTGWQDYEVGVRRIPTACITVEDAQMMGRMARRGQKILVHLSMEAHTLPDADSFNTVAEIKGKEHSEQVVLLSGHLDSWDVGQGAMDDGGGAMITWEALSLIKDLGLHPRRTLRAVLWTGEEQGGVGAAQYFQQHKANISNFDLVMESDMGTFAPLGLQFSGNARARAVMREVMNLLQPINTTALEDHGEGTDIYMWMDAGVPGASLHTANRKYFWFHHSEGDTMSVQDPLEMNLCSALWAVVAFVVADLEDMLPR